ACTAACCTCCTTAGAAATACAGTAGAATCTGTCAAAACCGGCGTCTGTCCAACCCGGAAtggtgtcaacaccagcataaaatctccaCCTCTGGcctgaacatttatcatcagctgttCAGTTCGGCACGTTGTCTAAAtttgattatttcttcagtcccgatgagtgccgttttagacagcttccactgtacatgatAAAATATGCAGTAGAAGCGGTTTCTTAGAGCACTACGCTTTTCCCATAAGCTCCGTGAACAATGCATAAGGTTTCAAGACTACCGTCCAGACAGCCTTGGAATGAGAACTCTTGTCAACTAGTAAGGCGGAGTTAATTGTATGTATTGTACCCTACACTACACCGCTTAACAACATGGTGCAGCATTCCTCAGGCCACTCTAGACTGATTTTAATCAGATGTGAAAAATACCTCCCAACATAACATAGTCAGAAGGAGAAACAGGTCATGATGGACATGCATTTCATTCAATCTGAAACTCTCTTTTCTCTTGCCATTTTTCTCTCTCGTTTTCAACTTTAGTATCGGTTTGTTAGCTTAATGTCTCTCACCTTTCTTCAGCCCATACTTATTGAAAACGACAGATGTGTCACGTTTACATACGTGTCGGGCATGCCCTGCAGATAAATGGTCATGACGCCAACCAGGCCATGTTCAATGACTAATCTCACTCCACATAAAAAGTCTACAGCAGCTGACACTATTTCTTCGTCATATACTAAACCATATGGTGACAAACCAATTCAACATGGCGTAACAAACTCTCACCAGAAAACAGAGAATCGAATAAACTGGCAAACTCTAAAAATCTACAAAATCTCAAATCATTCCTGTCAACAGGAACATCAGTTCCTCAATATAACGTATGCACATAAGAATACATTACACTAAATATTGTTTAAGGTTCTCTCGATATTTCGTATCTGTCAACTGCAAGTGGCTGAGAACCACATTGACATTACAAGTCAAGGACACATAGATAAAGGCGTGTTCTATATAGATATGCTCATTTGTATAAATATTTCACGAGCGTCATTAAATTTGTCAATCGTGCATTGCACCATGATGTTGAAGGCAGCCGTGTTACAGCTGATGCTGATTGCATTAGCGGGGgcaaagaaaaatgttttgtttctggtttcaGATGACATGAGGCCAAACCTCAATGCCTACTTGGGTCCAGACATGCCATCTCCTGTCCACCCCAAGATGCACACCCCGACTCTCGATGCCTTAGCTAGCAGATCCCTTGTGCTGAAGAGAGCCTACGTGTCTCAGGCTTTGTGCAGCCCTAGCAGAACAGCCCTCCTTACCAGCAGGCGGCCTGACACAAGTCACATATGGGACATTGGACCTTACTTCAGACAGGTTGGTGGTAACTTTACTACACTGCCGGAATACTTCAAACGTAATGGCTATCGAACTATTGGAATGGGGAAGATCTTTCATCCTGGCAGTTCCTCGGGAGGAGATGATCCCGTATCCTGGACGGATCCATATTTTCACGCAGAAGACAAATATGGCGCAAATGACGACCTTTTATGTGACGCAGTATCAGAGGAAAGAGAGAAAGCACAACCACTTCAGGATGAGATGATTGCGGACCATGCCATAAAGATTCTGCAGGAAGTCGCACCTAGAGCAAAGTCAGGTGAGCAGCCGTTCTTTGTAGCAGTAGGGTTCCATAAACCGCACATACCATGGAACTATCCTGCTCGTTTCAATACCTTCTATCCCCTGGAGAGTCTTCGCCCTGCACCAAACTATTATGCTCCAGTTGGAATGCCAGCTGTTGCCTGGCATAATTTTACGAACTTTGGCCTCTTTAAAGATGTTAAATCTTTTCACTTAAACAATATTGGCTACATAAACTTCACATTTCCACCTACACTGACCCTTGAACTTAGACAGGCTTACTACAGCTGTATCAGCTATACTGACTACGAGCTGGGGAGAGTTATTCAGGAGCTTGACAACTTAGGACTTTCTAACAATACAATCATATCCTTCTGGGGTGATCATGGGTGGCAGCTGGGAGAACATTCAGAGTGGGAGAAGCACACAAACTTTGAAGACGCCACCCATGCCCCCATGATGATACACGTACCTGGAGTCACAGATGAAGGTGTGGTGACAGAGCACCTGACGGAATTTGTCGATCTCTACCCGACTCTCGTTGATGCTGCAGAACTTCCTAAGCTTCCAACGTGTCCACCAAACTCACAGAACATCACTCTGTGCACAGAAGGTACGAGCATGGTCCCACTTATGACAAATCCAACAATGGAAAACTGGAAAACTGCTGCCTTCTCCCAGTACCCTCGAGGAGGAAACGGTCTCCATGGTGATGTAATCATGGGTTACACCATGAGGACAGACCAGTATCGCTACACAGAGTGGATCAACTTCAAAGGCAGACCTATCTATAAACCCATGTGGGACGAGCTGAAGGCAGCTGAACTCTACGATCATGTGAAAGACCCAGAAGAGAATTGGAACAGAGCCGATGATCCATCCTACAAAGACATTAGGACCGACCTGTCCAGGAAACTGAAGATTGGCTGGAGGGGAGCTTTGCCTGACAAACGCTTCTGAGATCGCCAGCATTAGCTGTATCTTGTTTTCTTGCGATGTTTTGTGATAAAGATGGTCAGTGTCACTGAATGACTTGTCCGTTAGTTCAATGTTGTCCTGTTGTCCATGTTGTTAGATTCCTGGTTACACTAGGTCTTCAGATTCCTATGTTTATCTTGGCAGGCTACTGTATGGATGAGGTGGCCATCTTTGTCCTCGTTTATGCTCGATGCTTTTATGGTTGTAATTGTTTGGTTCACATCATGAACCTCACAAATAAACACTTCATATGCATTGTCTCAAAATTTATATTATATAtccaaatatatatctacataTCTCATATATATCTACATTTGTTTTATTAGCATGAAACGTCAAACAGAAAGTTTCCTTCCATAAAAGTGTCATTTCCATAAATGAACTAACAGGCAGTAGCCAAAGGTAGTAAGAATATTGGACATTGAGTATAGAATATACAGAAAAGTGCTATATATGTCCATGAACATAGCGTCGGAACCTTTAACCTTGTCTGAGGTATTGGTGGCGTTAGCGTGAGAGTAAGACACCAGGTTAGATCCGCTTTGGGTTGGTgtttgccgcactcagcaacattcaagctatatggcaggggctagtaagtaatcgagtctggaccagacaatcaagtgatcaacagcatgagcatgatcCGTGGGAACTGTGatgcgatgacacgtgtcaatcaagtcatcaagcctgaccacacgatccgttagtcacctctaagGGCAATTATTGGTCACCGAAGACCACTTccaacacggatcttcacgggcgtAAGATACAAGGCTATAGTATAGCAATGTACTCTGGTTTCACCTCTGAGGACGCTGAGAGAAAAGTATAAACAAATCGTTGTGCGTTGACTGGTtcagttattgttttgtttgctttgtggTTTTGTGTTGACATATAAGTGTATTAAGGAGAAAATGGTTGATGTATATTCTTCCTTGTAGTTCCAATTCCACCAATGTATAAAAGTGAATCCCCCTTGCATCATGGCTTGACGTAtggaatgggtgagtgagatgGTTATACGCCGCtggtagcaatattccagaaatatagcgagggacatcagaaacggGCCTCACAAAGTGTACACTTGAGGGAATGGAACCCGAGTCTTAGGCGCGaggagcgaacgttttaaccactactCTACCCCAGCACCCTGGGGTAAAATATGCATGGTCATGTCATTGCTTGAAACAGAGTGAGAGCGACCTCACAGGCATCATAATCAGGAACAGAGTTGTTGAACTAAATAAAAGAAAATCTTTCGTTTAAATCTCATTGACATCTTCACTAAGAAGTCTCATTATGTCGGCCATCTGAACCCTCTGTCCTCAAAGACTGACAATATTTCTTGTGGGAGTGAGTCATGTTTAGAGACACACTCCGTTAGCTGGTACTTGGCGGAAATGATTGAGATAAGATATTCGATAAAATGTAAGCCTAATTTGCGGTAGATCTAATCTTTAACCTGAAATTTGAATAAGTTCCATTGGTTCGCGTCATGTCAGAGCGAGATCCAATCTGTCATAAAAGATACTGACATCTCTAAAATGGGATGCGTTTTTGCACCTTGTTTTAAAGGGTTTTTAATTGATCAGAACTAAAATCATTTTGTAAAAATCCACGTGATAGATTACCGTGTAGAATAAACACATTGCGTCATTGTATGATAATTCTTAAGACACAAATATAGAAACAGGAATTTAAACGTCCGACAGCCTTCAGGTTCGAACAAGCCCAGCAGCATATTCAATCGGTGGCAACAGTAAGAACGGTGACACCGGGAGTTCATCGAGAGCACCACACACTGGTTACAAATTAAAGGAGTTGAGGAAAATTGTTTGTTCAAGTGTAGCAAGTGTAATAAGGTGAAAATAGCATCCGTTATTCgagaaacatatttcaaatctatTGTTAGCTCGTCTT
The window above is part of the Haliotis asinina isolate JCU_RB_2024 chromosome 1, JCU_Hal_asi_v2, whole genome shotgun sequence genome. Proteins encoded here:
- the LOC137286605 gene encoding iduronate 2-sulfatase-like, which encodes MMLKAAVLQLMLIALAGAKKNVLFLVSDDMRPNLNAYLGPDMPSPVHPKMHTPTLDALASRSLVLKRAYVSQALCSPSRTALLTSRRPDTSHIWDIGPYFRQVGGNFTTLPEYFKRNGYRTIGMGKIFHPGSSSGGDDPVSWTDPYFHAEDKYGANDDLLCDAVSEEREKAQPLQDEMIADHAIKILQEVAPRAKSGEQPFFVAVGFHKPHIPWNYPARFNTFYPLESLRPAPNYYAPVGMPAVAWHNFTNFGLFKDVKSFHLNNIGYINFTFPPTLTLELRQAYYSCISYTDYELGRVIQELDNLGLSNNTIISFWGDHGWQLGEHSEWEKHTNFEDATHAPMMIHVPGVTDEGVVTEHLTEFVDLYPTLVDAAELPKLPTCPPNSQNITLCTEGTSMVPLMTNPTMENWKTAAFSQYPRGGNGLHGDVIMGYTMRTDQYRYTEWINFKGRPIYKPMWDELKAAELYDHVKDPEENWNRADDPSYKDIRTDLSRKLKIGWRGALPDKRF